Genomic segment of Catenibacterium mitsuokai:
TTGCAACTCCAGAACTTGAACCAACTGTATTTGTAGTAAAGCATGAAGGTGAACATAGCGTGTTTGAAAAAGCAAGTCAGGAATGGCTTGATGATTATATGCGTACAAGAACAGCCCCATTGGTAAGAAAATAATGAATGAAGAAATACTAAAGGCTGTTGATGAGATTGCAGATGAGATGATTGAAGGCATCAAACGTATTGTACGTATTGATAGTGTAGAATCTGAGGCTGTGAATGATGCTCCTTTTGGAGAAGGTGTACGCCATGCACTTGATGAAACACTCCAGTTATCTCGTGATCTTGGATTTGAAACAGTGGATGTTGATCATTATATCGGTTATGCACGTTACGGTAAAAGTGATGATTATGTATGTGCCTGTGGTCATTTAGATGTTGTACCAGTAGGTGAAGGCTGGAAACATCCACCATTTAGTGCTTATGAAGAAGACGGTGTGATTTATAGCCGTGGTATTCTAGATAACAAGGGTCCTATTCTTTCATGTCTTTATGCTTTAACTGCTTTAAAGAGACTTGGCATAAAGCCCGAAAGAGAAGTACGTATCATCTTTGGCTGTGATGAAGAATCAGGATTTGAGGATTTAAAATATTATTTAGATCATGAAAAAGCACCTATTGCCGGCTTTACACCAGATTGTAAATATCCTGTTGTTTATGCTGAAAGAGGACGTGCTGTTATCAAAGTGAAAGCTGATCTAGATCATTTGATTACTTTTATGAATAAGTATATCTTAAATACACAAAACAAAGGTGAAAGACTTGGTATT
This window contains:
- a CDS encoding Sapep family Mn(2+)-dependent dipeptidase — translated: MNEEILKAVDEIADEMIEGIKRIVRIDSVESEAVNDAPFGEGVRHALDETLQLSRDLGFETVDVDHYIGYARYGKSDDYVCACGHLDVVPVGEGWKHPPFSAYEEDGVIYSRGILDNKGPILSCLYALTALKRLGIKPEREVRIIFGCDEESGFEDLKYYLDHEKAPIAGFTPDCKYPVVYAERGRAVIKVKADLDHLITFMNKYILNTQNKGERLGIDYKNDEFGQLEIRNYHLTKEDFSFSISYPAGITLEEILDKLNRIEGYKYEVVSHFKPVYFDKKAPMVEIMKETYEYVTGNDGTPVTTTGGTYAKMMPHIVPFGPSFPGQKGIGHNPNEWMTREDLITNAKIYALTLYQLSRKETEL